One stretch of Arachis hypogaea cultivar Tifrunner chromosome 20, arahy.Tifrunner.gnm2.J5K5, whole genome shotgun sequence DNA includes these proteins:
- the LOC112783092 gene encoding uncharacterized protein, with protein sequence MESSSPICESQTDPLSTPSFSSLNDLCHDLTSLQDLATRGAWRSVIDKVSRARALNLLQNPHDHLTYLAYNALAFAKLRRFNEASAELDSMEDLDSHHYRYETYPKIYHNRTGSMVPFSLRWLHALLPIKLGHRNQGVDRLYTLLDFVRQKIRDKETNNLQDSVQIWKKREVFVVNCIIGNHLSHKEFTVCLSLLKELLSRDSLDPLLVSQLGYVQLQIGDLEGAKVSFSKVEGLVEEAKMGNNNGSLLLSEIEMMNLVNRNKALVYLVGKDYVSAVREYEECIERDGSDVVALNNKALCLMYLRDLSDSIKVLENALETVPTVALNETLVVNLCSMYELAYVNHSDIKRTLSNWIARVAPDDFDATCTRT encoded by the coding sequence ATGGAATCATCGTCTCCGATTTGCGAATCCCAAACGGACCCTCTCTCAACCCCTTCCTTCTCCTCTCTCAACGATCTCTGTCATGACCTTACCTCCCTACAAGACCTCGCCACTCGCGGCGCGTGGCGCTCCGTCATCGACAAGGTCTCACGCGCCAGGGCCCTCAACCTCCTTCAAAACCCTCACGACCATCTCACCTACCTTGCCTATAATGCCCTTGCCTTCGCTAAACTGCGTCGTTTCAACGAAGCCTCCGCAGAGCTTGATTCCATGGAGGACCTCGATAGCCACCACTACCGCTACGAAACCTATCCCAAAATCTATCATAACCGAACCGGTTCCATGGTCCCCTTCTCCCTTCGCTGGCTCCACGCTCTTCTTCCCATCAAATTAGGGCACAGAAATCAAGGTGTGGATCGCCTTTACACTCTTCTCGATTTTGTTCGCCAGAAGATCAGGGACAAGGAGACGAACAATCTGCAAGATTCGGTTCAGATCTGGAAGAAGAGAGAGGTATTCGTTGTGAATTGCATAATTGGGAACCATTTGAGTCACAAGGAGTTCACCGTGTGCTTGAGCTTGTTGAAGGAgctgctttcgcgtgactctttgGATCCATTGCTGGTTTCCCAGCTTGGCTATGTTCAGTTGCAGATTGGGGACTTGGAAGGTGCAAAGGTTTCGTTCTCCAAGGTTGAGGGTTTGGTAGAGGAAGCAAAGATGGGTAATAACAATGGTTCGTTGTTGTTGAGTGAGATTGAGATGATGAACCTTGTGAATAGAAACAAGGCTTTGGTGTATTTGGTTGGGAAGGATTATGTCTCCGCTGTTAGAGAGTATGAGGAGTGCATTGAGAGGGATGGTTCTGATGTTGTTGCCTTGAACAACAAGGCATTGTGTTTGATGTATCTGAGGGATTTGTCTGATTCCATCAAGGTACTTGAGAATGCACTTGAGACGGTTCCCACCGTGGCACTCAATGAGACGCTTGTTGTTAACTTGTGTAGCATGTATGAGCTGGCCTATGTGAATCACTCGGATATTAAGAGGACACTGAGCAATTGGATCGCTCGTGTCGCCCCCGACGACTTTGATGCAACTTGCACTCGGACATGA